One Acropora palmata chromosome 2, jaAcrPala1.3, whole genome shotgun sequence genomic window carries:
- the LOC141874160 gene encoding uncharacterized protein LOC141874160, whose translation MGFLGLLVIALFSIRAQASLFGSCPGRCSPQCYPSCGPVCCYTAQRSALFQQELLQRRPQQQQQLQQQFYFRPQVQSAPSPAQYLQTFPATGSAPSFALARAPSPAPSPAPPPPSPPPPPCPADCPKECYPRCSDECCVPQPPPMPLYLKRKQSVAVACEGHKLKIKCPNKYDRIAIYSTFYGRDDNTTCQHKILPSKGHCAQEEQRVNTKLYDLCQGESKCTVAATTSFLGKNNSVICPDVYKYARVIYRCIQHPKIVPVCSLPCHKPYKCFPRCDISCCSPPPPPLPRPVIPLTCPGTCPSKCFPTCSQACCAPPPPPPSPFYYPMPSVAQAATSRCPGPCPTICAPLCSVRCCIVHSVAQENSVRPLTFSSPQISTQASTRYRNYYPAARQNNYKTFYRQYGQYKPARSQNRNPYSRYQVYRKPATGNWQLYQNFNGYRYQG comes from the exons ATGGGGTTCCTGGGTCTTCTAGTTATTGCTTTATTCAGTATTCGAGCCCAAGCTTCATTATTTG GAAGTTGCCCTGGCAGATGCTCTCCACAGTGCTATCCCAGTTGTGGCCCAGTTTGCTGTTACACTGCTCAGCGATCAGCACTTTTTCAGCAAGAATTACTGCAGCGTCGTCCACAGCAACAGCAGCAGTTGCagcaacaattttattttcggCCACAAGTTCAGTCTGCCCCTTCCCCAGCCCAGTACCTTCAAACCTTCCCGGCAACTGGTTCCGCACCATCCTTCGCTCTTGCTCGTGCACCTTCTCCCGCTCCCTCTCCAGCACCTCCACCACCGtctcccccaccccctccctGTCCAGCAGATTGTCCTAAGGAGTGCTATCCTCGCTGTTCTGACGAATGCTGTGTTCCCCAACCTCCCCCGATGCCGTTATATTTAAAGAGGAAGCAATCAGTGGCAGTCGCTTGCGAGGGACACAAACTGAAGATTAAATGCCCTAACAA GTATGATCGCATCGCTATTTACAGTACATTTTACGGCAGGGATGACAACACTACATGCCAGCATAAAATTCTCCCTTCAAAGGGTCACTGCGCACAGGAAGAGCAAAGAGTCAATACGAAATTGTACGACCTATGTCAAGGGGAAAGCAAGTGTACTGTGGCAGCTACAACCTCTTTTCTCGGAAAGAATAACTCTGTGATTTGCCCGGATGTTTACAAATACGCGAGGGTTATCTACCGCTGTATACAGCACCCTAAGATTGTGCCG gTATGTTCTTTACCTTGTCACAAACCATATAAATGCTTTCCCAGATGCGACATAAGCTGCTGTTCTCCACCACCGCCTCCTCTGCCACGTCCAGTCATTCCATTGACTTGCCCAGGAACTTGTCCATCAAAATGCTTCCCAACGTGTTCTCAAGCGTGTTGCGCGCCACCTCCTCCTCCCCCATCCCCATTTTATTACCCAATGCCTTCTGTAGCCCAAGCCGCAACATCAAGATGTCCGGGGCCTTGTCCCACAATTTGCGCGCCTTTGTGTTCCGTTCGATGCTGCATCGTGCACAGCGTTGCTCAAGAGAATTCTGTCCGACCTCTGACTTTCTCATCGCCTCAGATTTCAACTCAAGCATCAACGAGATACCGAAATTATTACCCGGCTGCTAggcaaaataattacaaaacttTCTACAGACAATATGGCCAATATAAGCCAGCGAGGTCACAGAATCGCAATCCATACTCTAGATATCAGGTTTATAGAAAGCCCGCAACTGGTAACTGGCAACTTTACCAAAATTTCAATGGCTACCGATATCAAGGCTAG